From Deinococcus taeanensis, one genomic window encodes:
- a CDS encoding nickel transporter codes for MGTLALVFLLGARHGLDADHLAAIDGFARLRPSRLTGVLFGLGHGLLVTLLALLAGRVGAAFTLDGLTPWLFLAVAGLNLWRLARPGRHTHAPAPGLLALGPFVVGLLLAAGMETSSQLAALALSQQVTPVLLGLTFTLGMVLSDGLDGLLAARVQRGAAQGSRAQRASAAMGWMVVALSLGFALAGFAGLDTGTLSGPLGAATFVTLLGLRLWSRAQPAGRPA; via the coding sequence TGGGTGCCCGGCACGGTCTGGACGCCGATCACCTCGCGGCCATCGACGGGTTCGCCCGGCTGCGGCCCAGCCGCCTGACCGGCGTGCTGTTCGGCCTGGGGCACGGTCTGCTGGTCACGCTGCTGGCCCTGCTGGCCGGGCGGGTCGGGGCCGCCTTCACGCTGGACGGCCTCACGCCGTGGTTGTTCCTGGCGGTGGCGGGACTGAACCTGTGGCGGCTGGCCCGGCCGGGCCGGCACACCCACGCGCCCGCTCCCGGCCTGCTGGCGCTGGGGCCCTTCGTGGTGGGCCTGCTGCTCGCAGCGGGCATGGAAACCAGCAGCCAGCTGGCGGCGCTGGCCCTGTCGCAGCAGGTGACGCCCGTGCTGCTGGGCCTGACGTTTACGCTGGGCATGGTGCTCAGTGACGGTCTCGACGGCCTGCTCGCCGCCCGCGTGCAGCGCGGCGCGGCGCAGGGCTCCCGGGCGCAGCGGGCGTCGGCCGCGATGGGCTGGATGGTCGTGGCGCTGTCTCTGGGCTTCGCGCTGGCCGGTTTCGCCGGGCTGGACACCGGCACGCTGAGTGGCCCGCTGGGCGCCGCGACTTTCGTCACGCTGCTGGGCCTGCGCCTGTGGAGCCGCGCGCAGCCGGCGGGGCGGCCCGCGTGA
- the cobN gene encoding cobaltochelatase subunit CobN, which translates to MTRRTAPRERVTRADGRTINVVRRRGHLSYCFFGCCCGRTDKGYPAAPADVYKDEWVHRRLRNAVHLTKSGCLGPCALANVAHLVFDGHDLWFHSVNDAWLVRAIFDHIEAMLAADRYLPPPPELVEYTFNYYAWDAATSGPVAAEATATGPAGSASTPLSGVALLTHADTDLLNLRAARETLPADFGPLTGASLAGIRSEAQMQTLLSGPVGTAQVLIVRVHGALRSVPGSDALLAHARERGQHLLLLSGTNEPDPDLAARSTVPPAALDSARTYLAASGWVNMRALLLFLSDSLRLTGYGARPPQALPEHSVYHPDLPEGVTTAEWQAARAPGRPAVGVLFYRAHALSGNTAFIDALVGALDEAGVDALPVFTTSLRDLDGAGDPRAFALLRGEDGRPLVQALISTLSFALADPDDRRRGASGPLERLNIPVVQGLTTGGARGPWATSARGLNPLDTAMNVALPEFDGRLIGVPFAFKEQDGDARRLAADPERTARLAGIAARLARLPFIPNSDKRLAFVFTNSTAKASQVGNAVGLDSAASLLRVLRALQAEGYDVGQLPASSDELMHALLAPVSGDSVVLPPEALTHATARIPAETYAAWFAQLPDAQQRRVRQQWGEAPGQAFVTPQGELALLGLHFGKMFVALQPPRGYGMDPDAIYHTPDLPPTHHYHALYRWLREPQALGGFGAHALVHVGKHGTLEWLPGKGVGLSETCFPDSLLGDLPLFYPFVINDPGEGTQAKRRAHAAILSHLPPPLTQADTYGPLAELTRLVDEYYQLELLDPSKLPLLQGQIWQLVQDANLGEDLGTLLRRDHGDHVHEWDDDYTPDGVPVTLSEMNGADVAHFLEDLDGYLCELGRAQIRGGLHVLGQAPTGDARAEMLRALTRLSGPDLPGLLPGLAAALTLDLGALLDAPGARTARRADLDALAGRALLTAGDTLELLDELSLHLFQLLDARGFDERRIPEVLALTLGPAVPTGTLPDTLRGVCRRVAPDLAATTDEITHLLRGLAGGFVPAGPSGAPSRGQAHLLPTGRNFYAVDPRAVPSAAAWTVGSNLAREVVQRHVQETGAAPERVAISVWGTSNMRTQGDDIAQILALMGVRPVWHPQSRRVEGTELMSLEELGRARVDVTVRISGLFRDAFPHVVALLDGAAQQVMQVDEPLHLNPLRAAYLSDRARLEHLPPEEAHARASYRVFGSKPGTYGAGILDLIHEGNWQSDADFERTFVNWGGYAYTAAEEGTDAREEFRMRLAATQVVLHNQDNREHDLLDSDDYLQFFGGMIASVRHLSGAQPRGYFGDSANPERARVRDVREEVLRVYRSRVVNPKWLSGIREHGYKGGLEQTATVDYLFGFDATAGVAHDFMYEGVAQAYALDEANQAFLRASNPWALGAITTRLLEASARGLWAAQPQTLAALEALHLDAEGLLEERGERARPAGVNA; encoded by the coding sequence GTGACGCGCCGGACGGCGCCGCGCGAGCGGGTCACGCGGGCCGACGGGCGCACCATTAACGTGGTGCGCCGGCGCGGGCACCTGAGCTACTGCTTTTTTGGCTGCTGCTGCGGCCGCACCGATAAAGGCTACCCGGCCGCGCCGGCCGACGTGTACAAGGACGAGTGGGTCCACCGGCGCCTGCGCAACGCGGTGCACCTCACCAAAAGCGGGTGCCTGGGACCGTGCGCCCTGGCGAACGTCGCGCACCTGGTGTTCGACGGGCACGACCTGTGGTTCCACTCAGTGAACGATGCGTGGCTGGTGCGCGCCATTTTCGATCACATCGAAGCGATGCTGGCCGCCGACCGGTACCTGCCACCCCCGCCGGAACTGGTGGAGTACACCTTCAACTACTACGCCTGGGACGCCGCCACGTCCGGGCCGGTCGCGGCAGAGGCGACAGCGACCGGCCCGGCAGGGTCGGCGTCTACGCCCCTGAGTGGCGTGGCGCTGCTGACGCACGCGGACACGGACCTGCTGAACCTGCGCGCGGCGCGTGAAACGCTGCCCGCGGACTTCGGCCCGCTGACGGGCGCCTCCCTGGCCGGGATCCGCAGTGAGGCGCAGATGCAGACGCTGCTCTCCGGCCCGGTGGGCACGGCGCAGGTGCTGATCGTCCGTGTGCACGGCGCCCTGCGGAGTGTGCCGGGCAGTGACGCGCTGCTGGCGCACGCCCGCGAACGCGGGCAGCACCTGCTGCTGCTCAGCGGCACCAACGAACCCGACCCGGACCTGGCGGCGCGTTCGACCGTGCCGCCCGCCGCGCTGGACAGCGCCCGCACGTACCTCGCCGCGAGCGGCTGGGTGAACATGCGGGCGCTGCTGCTGTTCCTGTCGGACTCGCTGCGCCTGACCGGGTACGGCGCGCGCCCGCCCCAGGCACTCCCCGAGCACAGCGTGTACCACCCGGACCTGCCTGAGGGCGTCACCACGGCCGAGTGGCAGGCGGCGCGGGCGCCGGGCCGCCCGGCGGTGGGCGTGCTGTTCTACCGGGCGCACGCCCTGAGCGGCAACACGGCCTTCATCGACGCGCTCGTGGGGGCGCTCGACGAGGCCGGCGTGGACGCCCTGCCGGTGTTCACGACCAGCCTGCGTGACCTGGACGGCGCGGGCGACCCGCGCGCCTTTGCGCTGCTGCGCGGCGAGGACGGGCGGCCGCTGGTGCAGGCCCTGATCAGCACGCTGTCGTTCGCACTGGCCGACCCGGACGACCGCCGCCGCGGCGCGAGCGGTCCTCTGGAGCGGCTGAACATTCCGGTGGTGCAGGGGCTCACCACAGGCGGCGCCCGCGGACCGTGGGCGACCAGCGCGCGCGGTCTGAACCCGCTGGACACGGCGATGAACGTGGCGCTGCCCGAATTCGACGGGCGCCTGATCGGCGTGCCCTTCGCCTTCAAGGAACAGGACGGCGACGCCCGGCGCCTCGCGGCAGACCCGGAACGGACGGCGCGCCTGGCGGGCATCGCGGCGCGCCTGGCGCGGCTGCCCTTCATCCCCAACAGCGACAAGCGCCTGGCGTTCGTCTTCACGAACTCCACCGCCAAGGCGTCGCAGGTGGGGAATGCCGTGGGCCTGGACTCCGCCGCGTCGCTGCTGCGGGTCCTGCGCGCCCTGCAGGCCGAAGGATACGACGTGGGCCAGCTGCCCGCGTCGAGTGACGAGCTGATGCACGCGCTGCTCGCCCCGGTAAGCGGCGATTCGGTGGTGCTGCCGCCCGAGGCGCTCACGCACGCCACGGCGCGCATCCCGGCCGAGACGTACGCCGCGTGGTTCGCGCAGCTCCCTGACGCTCAGCAGCGCCGCGTGCGTCAGCAGTGGGGAGAGGCGCCCGGGCAGGCCTTCGTGACGCCCCAGGGCGAGCTGGCCCTGCTGGGCCTGCACTTCGGGAAGATGTTCGTGGCGCTGCAACCCCCGCGCGGGTACGGCATGGACCCGGACGCCATCTACCACACGCCGGACCTGCCGCCCACGCATCACTACCACGCGCTGTACCGCTGGCTGCGCGAACCGCAGGCGCTCGGGGGATTCGGCGCGCACGCGCTGGTGCACGTCGGGAAGCACGGCACGCTCGAATGGCTGCCCGGCAAGGGCGTGGGCCTCAGTGAGACCTGCTTCCCCGACAGTCTGCTGGGGGACCTGCCGCTGTTCTACCCGTTCGTGATCAACGACCCGGGGGAAGGCACCCAGGCCAAGCGCCGCGCGCACGCCGCGATTCTCAGCCACCTGCCGCCGCCACTGACGCAGGCGGACACGTACGGTCCCCTGGCGGAGCTCACGCGGCTGGTGGATGAGTACTACCAGCTTGAACTCCTGGACCCGTCGAAGCTCCCCTTGCTGCAGGGGCAGATCTGGCAGCTCGTGCAGGACGCGAACCTCGGGGAGGATCTGGGCACCTTACTGCGCCGCGATCACGGGGACCACGTGCACGAATGGGACGACGACTACACGCCTGACGGGGTGCCGGTGACGCTGAGTGAGATGAACGGCGCGGACGTCGCGCATTTCCTCGAGGACCTCGACGGGTACCTGTGCGAACTGGGACGAGCGCAGATCCGGGGGGGACTGCACGTGCTCGGCCAGGCGCCGACCGGGGACGCCCGGGCCGAGATGCTGCGCGCCCTGACCCGCCTGTCCGGCCCGGACCTGCCGGGCCTGCTGCCGGGCCTGGCCGCGGCCCTGACGCTGGATCTGGGCGCCCTGCTCGACGCGCCGGGCGCGCGCACCGCGCGCCGGGCAGACCTGGACGCCCTGGCGGGCCGCGCGCTCCTGACCGCCGGGGATACTCTGGAACTGCTCGACGAGCTGAGCCTGCACCTGTTCCAGCTGCTGGACGCGCGCGGCTTTGATGAGCGGCGCATTCCGGAGGTGCTGGCCCTGACGCTCGGTCCGGCCGTGCCCACCGGAACGCTCCCGGACACCCTGCGCGGGGTGTGCCGCCGGGTCGCGCCGGACCTCGCGGCCACCACGGACGAGATCACGCACCTGCTGCGCGGCCTCGCGGGCGGGTTCGTGCCGGCCGGGCCGAGCGGCGCGCCGTCGCGCGGGCAGGCGCACCTGCTGCCCACCGGCCGCAACTTCTACGCCGTGGATCCGCGCGCCGTGCCGTCCGCGGCGGCCTGGACGGTGGGCAGCAACCTCGCGCGCGAGGTGGTGCAGCGCCACGTGCAGGAGACCGGCGCCGCCCCCGAGCGCGTGGCCATCAGCGTGTGGGGCACCAGCAACATGCGCACCCAGGGCGACGACATCGCGCAGATTCTGGCGCTGATGGGCGTGCGCCCGGTGTGGCATCCGCAGAGCCGCCGGGTGGAAGGCACGGAACTGATGTCCCTTGAGGAACTTGGCCGGGCGCGGGTGGACGTCACGGTGCGCATCAGCGGCCTGTTCCGCGACGCGTTCCCGCACGTGGTGGCGCTGCTTGACGGCGCCGCGCAGCAGGTGATGCAGGTCGACGAGCCGCTGCACCTCAACCCGCTGCGCGCCGCGTACCTGAGTGACCGCGCCCGGCTGGAGCACCTGCCGCCCGAGGAGGCGCACGCCCGCGCGTCCTACCGGGTGTTCGGCAGCAAACCCGGCACCTACGGCGCCGGGATTCTGGACCTGATTCATGAAGGCAACTGGCAGTCCGACGCGGATTTCGAACGAACGTTCGTCAACTGGGGCGGGTACGCGTACACCGCCGCGGAGGAGGGCACCGACGCGCGCGAGGAGTTCCGCATGCGCCTCGCGGCGACGCAGGTGGTGCTGCACAACCAGGACAACCGGGAGCACGACCTGCTCGACAGTGACGACTACCTGCAGTTCTTCGGCGGCATGATCGCGTCGGTGCGGCACCTCAGCGGCGCGCAGCCCCGCGGGTACTTCGGGGACAGTGCCAATCCCGAACGGGCGCGGGTGCGTGACGTGCGCGAGGAGGTGCTGCGCGTGTACCGTTCACGCGTGGTGAACCCCAAGTGGCTTTCAGGCATCCGTGAGCACGGGTACAAGGGCGGGCTGGAGCAGACGGCCACCGTGGATTACCTGTTCGGGTTCGACGCGACGGCCGGCGTGGCGCACGATTTCATGTATGAGGGCGTGGCGCAGGCGTACGCGCTGGACGAGGCGAATCAGGCGTTCCTGCGGGCGTCGAACCCCTGGGCCCTGGGGGCCATCACCACGCGGCTGCTCGAAGCCAGTGCGCGCGGCCTGTGGGCGGCGCAGCCGCAGACGCTCGCGGCGCTTGAGGCGCTGCACCTGGACGCCGAGGGGCTGCTGGAGGAACGCGGGGAACGCGCCCGGCCGGCCGGGGTAAACGCATGA
- a CDS encoding VWA domain-containing protein encodes MSAPPLFPLSAVAHQPQLTLALALLAVSPAVGGVLIRGDRGAAKSTAARALAALLPDHGDQRAPFVNLPLGATEDRVVGSLDVDAALRGEARARPGLAAQAHGGVLYIDEVNLLPDHLVDTLLDAAAMGTQRIERDGLSLTLPARFALVGSMNPEEGALRPQFLDRFGLCVDVHAPADPAQRAEIVRRRVAFERDPDAFQATWAEAEAALARRLRGARDRLPHVSFPDALLPELGRVSVGAGVRSLRADLVLHRAASALAALEDRAEVNADDLERVAPLVLAHRRDPQSAPPSPPPPPAPPESPEPDGSQSSPPPPPPAPDVVLGVTGAAAPPRPAPARPVPGRTGVNLNAGPLAVPDTLRASLTRVSGPPGVTREDLRVTLPGERQEHTLFIADCSGSQGLPQRLGAVKGALLSALGAQGNRERAALIAFRGPDATLTLPWTAEVAAARAAVEGLPTGGRTPLAQALALAAQVLGGARGAQVVLFTDGRANVPRTPGADPWADALAAAAQLRAARPGRVLVIDTEGGQLRLGRAAALAAALGGTCLPLSHLTETPA; translated from the coding sequence ATGAGCGCGCCGCCCCTGTTCCCCCTCTCGGCGGTGGCGCATCAGCCTCAGCTGACGCTGGCGCTGGCGCTGCTGGCGGTCAGTCCGGCGGTGGGCGGCGTGCTGATCCGCGGGGACCGCGGCGCGGCAAAAAGCACCGCGGCGCGCGCCCTGGCCGCGCTGCTCCCCGACCACGGCGACCAGCGCGCGCCTTTCGTGAACCTGCCGCTGGGGGCCACTGAGGACCGCGTGGTGGGCAGCCTGGACGTGGACGCTGCGCTGCGCGGGGAAGCCCGCGCCCGGCCCGGTCTGGCCGCGCAGGCGCACGGCGGGGTGCTGTACATCGACGAGGTGAACCTGCTGCCCGACCACCTCGTGGACACGCTGCTGGACGCCGCGGCGATGGGCACGCAGCGCATCGAGCGTGACGGGTTGAGCCTCACGCTGCCGGCGCGCTTCGCCCTGGTGGGTTCCATGAACCCCGAGGAAGGCGCGCTGCGCCCGCAGTTCCTGGACCGGTTCGGGCTGTGCGTGGACGTGCACGCCCCCGCCGACCCGGCGCAGCGCGCGGAGATCGTGCGCCGCCGCGTGGCGTTCGAACGCGACCCGGACGCCTTCCAGGCCACCTGGGCGGAAGCCGAGGCGGCGCTGGCCCGGCGCCTGCGCGGCGCCCGCGACCGGCTGCCGCACGTCAGCTTCCCCGACGCGCTGCTGCCTGAATTGGGCCGGGTGAGTGTCGGGGCCGGCGTGCGCAGCCTGCGTGCGGACCTTGTGCTGCACCGCGCGGCGAGCGCCCTGGCGGCACTGGAGGACCGCGCCGAGGTGAATGCGGACGACCTGGAGCGCGTGGCGCCGCTGGTCCTGGCGCACCGCCGCGACCCTCAGTCCGCGCCGCCTTCCCCGCCTCCACCCCCGGCGCCGCCGGAGTCGCCGGAGCCGGACGGCTCGCAGTCGTCACCCCCGCCTCCCCCTCCCGCGCCGGACGTGGTGCTGGGCGTCACGGGGGCCGCCGCCCCGCCCCGCCCGGCTCCGGCCCGCCCGGTTCCTGGGCGCACCGGCGTGAACCTGAACGCGGGCCCACTGGCGGTGCCGGACACCCTGCGTGCCTCGCTGACCCGCGTGTCCGGCCCCCCCGGCGTGACCCGCGAGGACCTGCGGGTCACGCTGCCGGGTGAACGCCAGGAGCACACGCTGTTCATCGCGGACTGCAGCGGCAGCCAGGGATTGCCGCAGCGGCTGGGCGCGGTGAAGGGCGCGCTGCTGTCCGCGCTGGGCGCGCAGGGCAACCGGGAGCGGGCGGCACTGATTGCCTTCCGCGGGCCGGACGCCACCCTGACCCTGCCCTGGACGGCGGAGGTCGCAGCGGCCCGGGCGGCCGTTGAAGGCCTGCCGACCGGGGGGCGCACGCCCCTGGCGCAGGCGCTGGCGCTGGCCGCGCAGGTGCTGGGGGGCGCGCGGGGCGCGCAGGTCGTGCTGTTCACCGACGGGCGCGCGAACGTCCCCCGCACCCCCGGCGCGGACCCCTGGGCGGACGCGCTCGCCGCTGCGGCGCAGTTGCGCGCCGCGCGGCCCGGGCGGGTGCTGGTGATTGACACGGAAGGCGGGCAGCTGCGGCTGGGCCGCGCCGCGGCGCTCGCGGCGGCGCTGGGCGGAACGTGCCTGCCCCTGTCGCACCTGACGGAGACCCCCGCATGA